A genome region from Fervidobacterium changbaicum includes the following:
- the epsC gene encoding serine O-acetyltransferase EpsC, which yields MRFLENLRRLFKELRNMYRAIKLDKEYLKRLDPSFEVSYQYRFHAGFRSLKLYRLSHAFYVSGFKFIAYFIYHINRVLYTVDIHPAAVLEPGVVIDHGAGVVVGSTAIVGSGTVLYHGVTLGAKYITKGKRHPTVGKNVIIGAGAKVLGPVNIGDNAKIGANSVVISDIPDNATAVGIPARIVNKNYRDDEKLSVSFSSYTDKKEKSERSDDLCPEELVNLEVAKQ from the coding sequence TTAAGAAACATGTATAGAGCAATTAAACTGGATAAAGAATACCTCAAGCGCTTAGATCCTTCTTTTGAAGTTTCTTATCAGTACCGTTTTCATGCTGGATTCAGGTCGCTAAAACTTTACAGACTCTCGCATGCCTTTTACGTATCTGGTTTTAAATTCATAGCCTATTTTATATACCACATTAACCGCGTGTTGTACACCGTTGATATTCATCCGGCAGCTGTTTTGGAACCGGGTGTTGTGATAGACCACGGTGCGGGTGTTGTCGTTGGCTCCACGGCTATAGTTGGTAGTGGCACAGTGCTATACCACGGCGTTACACTCGGTGCAAAGTACATAACCAAAGGCAAACGGCATCCAACTGTTGGAAAGAACGTGATCATAGGAGCGGGAGCAAAAGTGCTTGGCCCTGTGAACATCGGTGATAATGCAAAAATTGGTGCAAACAGCGTTGTTATTTCCGATATCCCCGATAATGCCACTGCCGTAGGTATTCCAGCGCGAATAGTGAATAAAAATTATCGCGATGATGAGAAACTAAGTGTCTCTTTTTCTTCGTATACTGATAAAAAAGAAAAATCTGAAAGGTCTGATGACCTTTGTCCAGAAGAATTAGTAAATTTGGAGGTTGCTAAGCAATGA
- a CDS encoding PLP-dependent cysteine synthase family protein: MNTSSLNQTISKNITAIRNVMIGQTPLVYLEKYSVYAKLERNNPTGSIKDRPVYFMVLRALQDGLINSDTVIVEPTSGNTGIALAWIGAKLGIKVIITMPETVSIERRQLLTSLGADVVLTEDMTKAIEKAREIVSSKSAFMPNQFENPENVKAHFLTTGPELLTQMNYQLDAFVAGIGTGGTITGVGKFLKSFRSDIKIIGVEPKQSPVVSGGTARKHKIQGIGAGFVPKILDIGIIDEIVQIDDQEAIEWATRLWKEGIFAGISAAANLIASVLVRKKYNLERVATVFPDDGSKYISVLPG; this comes from the coding sequence ATGAATACGTCTTCTCTTAACCAGACAATCTCTAAAAATATAACCGCAATTCGGAATGTAATGATTGGACAGACACCTCTTGTGTACCTTGAAAAATACTCAGTGTACGCTAAGCTTGAAAGGAATAATCCAACTGGAAGCATTAAAGATAGGCCTGTGTATTTTATGGTATTAAGGGCCTTACAGGACGGATTGATAAATTCTGATACTGTTATCGTCGAACCGACAAGCGGTAATACGGGAATTGCACTTGCTTGGATCGGTGCAAAGCTCGGGATAAAAGTGATAATTACCATGCCTGAAACTGTTTCCATCGAGCGTCGCCAGCTTTTGACAAGTTTGGGAGCGGACGTTGTGTTAACTGAAGATATGACGAAGGCTATTGAAAAAGCCAGAGAAATCGTTTCCTCCAAATCTGCTTTTATGCCAAACCAGTTCGAGAACCCGGAAAACGTTAAAGCTCACTTTTTAACCACGGGGCCAGAGTTACTAACTCAAATGAATTATCAACTGGATGCGTTTGTTGCAGGAATCGGAACTGGTGGAACGATAACAGGTGTTGGAAAATTTCTCAAAAGTTTTCGTTCTGATATCAAAATCATCGGAGTGGAACCGAAACAATCACCTGTTGTAAGTGGTGGAACAGCTAGAAAACACAAGATACAGGGAATTGGTGCGGGTTTTGTACCGAAAATATTGGACATCGGAATCATCGATGAAATAGTTCAAATAGATGACCAGGAAGCTATCGAATGGGCAACTAGGTTATGGAAAGAAGGTATATTCGCAGGTATCTCGGCCGCAGCTAATTTGATTGCAAGTGTACTGGTTAGAAAGAAGTATAATTTAGAACGCGTCGCGACGGTGTTTCCAGACGATGGTTCTAAGTACATTTCTGTTTTACCGGGTTAA
- a CDS encoding stage V sporulation protein S, protein MEILKVSSKSSPNKVAGAIVGSLKKNEKVEIQAIGAGAVNQASKSLAVARRFLEQEGLDLYVVPAFIEIQIGNETRTGISFKVYLQKK, encoded by the coding sequence ATGGAGATTTTGAAGGTCAGTTCAAAGTCAAGTCCAAACAAAGTTGCGGGTGCTATTGTCGGCTCACTCAAGAAGAACGAGAAGGTTGAGATTCAAGCTATCGGTGCGGGTGCAGTTAACCAAGCATCTAAGTCTTTGGCTGTTGCAAGAAGGTTTTTGGAGCAAGAAGGCTTGGATTTGTACGTAGTTCCAGCATTTATTGAAATTCAAATCGGTAACGAAACACGAACAGGTATATCTTTTAAAGTTTATCTCCAAAAAAAGTGA
- a CDS encoding DUF1385 domain-containing protein — translation MKVGGQAVIDGVLMMGKKVVVAVRTRSGEIEIRELGYPNVRGKWAKIPFLRGFVSLYYSLYFGMKALNLSAEISSDEKMKKGEGFFSILFAILLAVGLFVVLPAYITKWLGFKDNEFLFSLVDGLIRLGFFLAYVFFISLFEDVKTVFRYHGAEHKAVHTYENGEELTVENARKYSTIHPRCGTNFVMIFLIIAILVHSLYGLFGVTMLGRIIFRIVAIPVVAGISYELLRLFDKYPRTRFLAVPGMILQKLTTAEPDDSQLEVALVSLRHAIGVNEPVVSDEPKLEKENQKADTEVYEQPEFLG, via the coding sequence TTGAAAGTCGGTGGTCAGGCAGTAATTGATGGTGTCTTGATGATGGGAAAAAAGGTAGTAGTAGCTGTTAGAACCCGGTCAGGTGAGATCGAAATTCGTGAGCTTGGTTATCCAAATGTTCGTGGGAAATGGGCGAAAATACCATTCCTGAGAGGTTTTGTAAGCCTTTATTATTCGCTTTATTTTGGTATGAAAGCTTTGAATTTAAGTGCTGAGATATCTTCTGATGAAAAGATGAAAAAGGGTGAAGGCTTCTTTTCGATCCTTTTTGCCATTTTACTGGCAGTTGGATTGTTTGTAGTTCTTCCCGCTTACATAACAAAGTGGTTAGGGTTTAAGGATAACGAGTTTTTGTTTTCGCTAGTCGATGGTTTGATTAGATTGGGGTTTTTCTTGGCCTATGTATTCTTTATTTCACTATTCGAAGATGTCAAAACTGTCTTTAGATATCATGGTGCAGAGCATAAAGCTGTCCATACATATGAGAACGGCGAAGAATTAACGGTCGAAAATGCGAGGAAATATTCAACGATACACCCAAGGTGCGGAACGAATTTCGTCATGATATTTTTAATCATCGCAATTCTAGTGCATAGTCTCTACGGACTTTTTGGAGTTACGATGCTTGGTCGAATCATCTTCAGAATCGTTGCAATACCCGTAGTTGCAGGCATTTCTTACGAACTCTTGAGGCTCTTTGACAAATATCCGCGAACGAGGTTTTTGGCGGTTCCCGGAATGATTTTGCAAAAACTTACGACCGCCGAGCCTGACGACTCACAACTCGAGGTTGCCCTCGTCTCCCTTAGACACGCCATTGGAGTTAATGAACCTGTTGTTTCTGATGAACCAAAGCTGGAAAAAGAAAATCAAAAAGCTGATACCGAGGTATATGAACAACCCGAATTTCTTGGTTGA